The proteins below come from a single Candidatus Bathyarchaeota archaeon genomic window:
- the pyrH gene encoding UMP kinase, which yields MRIVVRIGGSVVANPINTELIGKYADTIKTLKQQGHEVAVVVGGGALARQFIGLAKELGLDMDAQDEVAISCSRLFAQLFLKRLGEVACSRVAVSPDEAASCLSEGKIAVMGGLRPGITTDTVATLVAEKIGADLLLKGSDQNGVYNKDPRRHPDAVMLDRLSFAELAKVFEQNEHKAGIHQIIDPEAVKVLMRSHIKTVVVSGFEPQNMLLAVAGENVGTTIS from the coding sequence ATGCGCATAGTTGTTCGGATAGGCGGAAGCGTCGTAGCGAACCCAATCAACACGGAACTCATCGGAAAATACGCGGACACCATCAAAACCCTCAAGCAGCAGGGCCACGAGGTCGCGGTGGTTGTGGGCGGCGGCGCACTGGCAAGGCAGTTTATTGGGTTAGCCAAGGAGTTGGGGTTGGATATGGATGCGCAGGATGAGGTGGCGATTAGCTGCTCGCGGCTGTTTGCGCAGCTTTTCCTTAAGCGCCTAGGCGAGGTTGCATGCAGCAGGGTCGCTGTGTCCCCTGACGAGGCAGCATCCTGCTTATCTGAGGGCAAAATCGCCGTGATGGGGGGACTTCGACCGGGCATAACCACCGATACCGTCGCCACTTTGGTGGCGGAGAAAATCGGGGCGGATCTGCTGCTCAAGGGCTCCGACCAAAACGGCGTCTACAACAAAGATCCCCGCAGACACCCCGACGCAGTGATGCTTGACCGCTTGAGCTTTGCGGAGCTCGCCAAGGTCTTTGAGCAAAACGAGCATAAAGCCGGTATCCACCAAATCATCGATCCTGAAGCAGTTAAAGTGCTTATGCGCAGCCACATCAAAACGGTGGTTGTCAGCGGGTTTGAGCCGCAAAACATGCTTTTGGCGGTTGCAGGCGAGAACGTAGGAACCACAATCAGCTAA
- a CDS encoding DNA-3-methyladenine glycosylase: MAFAEAFTFEVRAPFSLALSALVFSSGDSHVRGYANGAFSQVLSLSEGLVWAKVTSSGTEKQPRLHVELKSNKPITAQTKREAQQALTYIFSLDFDLADFYRETETDPVMKRVAAALCGFKFPVTPTAFEGLVDAIVEQQISIKVARTIEERLALKLGEHIEIEGETYSAFPTPQQVASASISDIQGCGLSLRKAQYIHGAAKMIAEGKLDLEGMKQNPNAEEIVVELDALKGIGVWTAELTVLRGMQRYDVLPADDFGIRRVISTYYCSGKPIQAAEAREVAKAWGRWKGLAAFYLMAAEVKGVDA, encoded by the coding sequence ATGGCATTCGCTGAAGCGTTCACCTTTGAGGTTCGTGCACCGTTTAGTTTAGCGTTGTCTGCACTGGTTTTCTCAAGCGGCGACTCCCATGTCCGCGGATACGCAAACGGCGCCTTCAGCCAAGTGCTAAGCCTCAGTGAAGGGTTAGTTTGGGCTAAAGTCACTTCCTCCGGCACAGAAAAACAGCCCAGGCTGCATGTTGAGTTAAAGTCAAACAAGCCCATCACCGCCCAAACCAAGCGGGAGGCGCAGCAGGCGTTAACCTACATTTTCAGCTTAGACTTCGACTTAGCGGACTTCTACCGGGAAACAGAAACTGACCCAGTTATGAAGCGGGTTGCGGCTGCTCTCTGCGGCTTCAAGTTCCCAGTCACCCCAACCGCCTTTGAGGGCTTAGTGGACGCAATCGTGGAGCAGCAAATCTCCATAAAAGTAGCCCGAACCATCGAGGAACGGTTAGCCCTAAAACTCGGCGAGCATATAGAAATCGAGGGGGAAACCTACAGTGCCTTTCCAACGCCTCAGCAGGTTGCATCTGCAAGCATCAGCGATATCCAGGGCTGCGGGTTGAGCCTGCGCAAAGCCCAATACATCCATGGCGCCGCCAAAATGATCGCTGAAGGCAAATTGGACCTTGAAGGCATGAAGCAGAACCCCAATGCGGAAGAAATCGTTGTGGAGCTTGATGCACTCAAAGGCATCGGTGTTTGGACCGCGGAACTCACTGTTCTGCGTGGTATGCAACGCTACGATGTGCTTCCCGCTGATGATTTTGGAATAAGACGTGTAATCTCAACGTATTACTGCAGCGGCAAACCCATCCAAGCCGCGGAGGCGCGGGAAGTAGCTAAGGCATGGGGCAGATGGAAGGGGCTGGCGGCGTTTTATCTGATGGCCGCTGAAGTTAAGGGCGTAGATGCTTAG
- a CDS encoding ABC transporter permease, translating into MTQPNIRRSPAKFSLPHLSYRAWKVWRRNLDVFLKTVKVNFFPSLLEPIIYLAAFGFGLGGFIPSIQGMPYVNFIAPALVAIAIMNGSFFECTFASFVRMYFQKTFDAIVATPISIEEVVAGELLWGATRATINTTIVLAVIGAAGLFTAEPIITTPLFLLIPIIAFFGGLLFSSIAMCFTAASPSIDFFNYPLFLFVTPMLFLSGTFFPLSTLPQALQGLALVFLPLTQVVTLTRGAIAGSVEPILGLSSGMLVVISLVWLSVATVVFFTLSINLIKKRLTS; encoded by the coding sequence ATGACTCAGCCTAACATCCGCAGGTCACCAGCGAAGTTCTCGCTTCCCCACCTCAGCTATAGGGCATGGAAGGTTTGGCGACGCAACCTCGACGTTTTCCTAAAAACTGTTAAAGTAAACTTTTTCCCCTCGCTACTTGAACCCATCATTTACCTTGCTGCCTTCGGCTTCGGCTTAGGCGGATTCATCCCCAGCATACAGGGAATGCCCTACGTGAACTTCATCGCGCCCGCATTGGTGGCGATTGCCATAATGAACGGTTCCTTCTTCGAGTGCACCTTTGCCTCGTTTGTACGCATGTACTTCCAAAAAACCTTCGACGCCATAGTCGCCACGCCGATCAGCATCGAAGAAGTTGTGGCAGGCGAGCTGCTTTGGGGCGCAACAAGGGCAACGATAAACACAACCATCGTGCTTGCCGTAATCGGCGCCGCAGGCCTCTTCACTGCAGAGCCCATCATAACTACACCGCTTTTCCTGCTAATCCCCATAATCGCGTTCTTTGGCGGCTTGCTATTCTCCTCCATCGCCATGTGCTTCACCGCGGCTTCACCCTCAATTGACTTCTTCAACTACCCCTTATTCCTCTTCGTGACGCCCATGCTGTTTCTGTCAGGAACCTTCTTCCCCCTTTCAACGCTTCCCCAAGCCCTGCAGGGTTTAGCTTTAGTGTTCCTGCCTCTAACTCAGGTGGTTACTCTAACCCGTGGCGCAATAGCAGGCAGCGTAGAGCCGATTTTGGGTTTAAGCTCAGGTATGTTGGTTGTGATAAGTTTGGTGTGGCTGTCGGTGGCGACGGTTGTTTTCTTTACCTTAAGTATTAACCTGATAAAGAAGCGCCTAACAAGCTAA
- a CDS encoding ABC transporter ATP-binding protein, which translates to MDDREVLIEAKALTKKYGEFVAVDGIDFKVYRGECVGFLGPNGAGKTTTVRMMYCFLLPTSGELTVAGLSVKNRCREIKAKVGVSPQEDNLDPDFTVMENLTVYARYYDIEKEEAQKRAAEQLKFFQLEEKKDLPILALSTGMKRRLIFARALINKPPILLLDEPTVGLDPQARHLVWDEVRHLKKQQVTIILTTHYMDEAQILCDRILIVDHGKIIEEGSPSELIRKHVGHEVLEVDYNQALVQLIQEAFPEARIEHLGDRMQIFTDKPHGVFEGFLREHHLQNVSIRSANLEDVFLKLTGRGLREE; encoded by the coding sequence ATGGATGACAGAGAAGTCCTCATCGAAGCCAAGGCATTAACCAAAAAATACGGCGAATTCGTAGCCGTCGACGGCATAGACTTCAAAGTTTACCGCGGCGAATGCGTCGGTTTCCTGGGGCCAAACGGAGCAGGCAAAACCACGACTGTGCGGATGATGTACTGTTTTCTTCTGCCAACCTCAGGTGAATTAACCGTTGCAGGGCTAAGCGTAAAAAACAGGTGCCGGGAAATCAAAGCCAAAGTCGGCGTGTCGCCCCAAGAGGACAACCTTGACCCAGACTTCACCGTCATGGAGAACCTAACGGTTTATGCACGCTACTATGACATCGAAAAAGAGGAAGCGCAAAAAAGGGCAGCAGAGCAACTAAAGTTCTTTCAGCTGGAAGAAAAAAAGGACCTGCCGATTTTGGCGCTGTCCACAGGCATGAAGCGCAGACTCATCTTTGCCCGCGCATTAATCAATAAGCCGCCGATTCTGCTCCTCGACGAACCCACCGTTGGACTGGATCCGCAGGCAAGGCATCTGGTCTGGGATGAAGTGCGGCACCTCAAAAAGCAGCAAGTCACCATCATCCTAACCACGCATTACATGGATGAAGCCCAAATCCTCTGCGACCGCATCTTAATCGTTGACCACGGCAAAATCATCGAGGAAGGCAGCCCAAGCGAGCTTATCCGCAAACACGTGGGACATGAGGTTTTAGAGGTTGACTACAACCAAGCACTCGTCCAGCTTATTCAGGAGGCTTTTCCAGAAGCGCGGATAGAGCATCTGGGCGATCGCATGCAAATCTTCACCGATAAACCCCACGGAGTCTTCGAAGGATTCCTCCGAGAGCACCACCTCCAGAACGTTTCTATCCGCAGCGCAAACCTAGAGGATGTTTTCCTTAAATTAACCGGAAGGGGACTTCGCGAGGAATGA
- a CDS encoding DUF3795 domain-containing protein: protein MKVGVCGIACEKCPKMTSGTCPNGTVGCVARENRFCQICNCAHQKGVAYCFECKEFPCETTKQGPISYGYCMYLAGKQ, encoded by the coding sequence ATGAAAGTTGGTGTCTGCGGTATCGCATGCGAGAAATGCCCAAAAATGACCAGCGGCACATGCCCAAACGGGACTGTAGGCTGCGTGGCAAGGGAAAACAGGTTCTGTCAAATCTGCAATTGCGCCCACCAAAAAGGTGTAGCGTATTGCTTTGAATGTAAAGAGTTCCCCTGTGAAACCACCAAGCAGGGCCCCATAAGCTACGGCTACTGCATGTACCTTGCGGGGAAACAGTAA
- a CDS encoding ParB N-terminal domain-containing protein: MSLRLNPIYDKLLPRMTEEEFTELKKSIETEGQHYPIIVNEDLEVLDGHHRFRACQELGVEPDFEVKRFEDKLLEKKFVIEANLRRRHLNNFQLVELAVPLLEIEKALARQRQSVGGKNGRNLQLGLASDDAEPEPVFKAKAAEVVAKKAGLSTRTFERGKKIVEEASEDDKQKLREGKTSISHVYQEIVESQKPPEPERELKAPSPYDLQNLANLKTLLEQMERHQLFCPECGAAMFECSKCHKTLKSLLRAAPETETGADTDFQG; encoded by the coding sequence ATGAGCCTGCGCCTAAACCCCATCTACGATAAACTGCTTCCCCGAATGACTGAGGAAGAGTTCACAGAACTCAAAAAGTCAATCGAAACCGAGGGGCAGCATTACCCCATCATCGTCAACGAAGACCTTGAAGTCCTCGACGGTCACCACCGCTTCCGCGCCTGCCAAGAACTCGGAGTCGAACCCGACTTCGAAGTTAAGCGCTTCGAAGATAAGCTGCTGGAGAAAAAATTCGTCATAGAAGCCAACCTGCGGCGCCGTCACCTCAACAATTTTCAGCTCGTTGAGCTTGCGGTACCATTGCTGGAAATCGAGAAGGCACTGGCTAGGCAGCGGCAATCCGTGGGCGGCAAGAATGGGCGGAACCTGCAGCTGGGGTTAGCGTCAGATGACGCGGAGCCCGAGCCGGTTTTCAAAGCCAAAGCAGCCGAGGTGGTAGCCAAAAAAGCCGGGCTGTCCACGCGGACTTTTGAGCGGGGCAAAAAAATTGTTGAGGAAGCCAGCGAAGATGACAAGCAGAAGCTCCGCGAAGGCAAAACCAGTATATCCCACGTGTACCAGGAAATCGTGGAGAGCCAAAAGCCCCCGGAGCCCGAACGTGAACTTAAAGCGCCCTCGCCATATGACCTGCAAAACCTCGCTAACCTAAAAACGCTCCTTGAACAGATGGAGCGTCATCAGCTGTTCTGTCCCGAATGCGGAGCGGCGATGTTTGAATGCAGCAAATGCCACAAGACCCTCAAGTCCCTTCTGAGAGCCGCGCCGGAGACGGAAACAGGAGCAGACACGGATTTCCAGGGCTAA
- a CDS encoding 4Fe-4S dicluster domain-containing protein yields the protein MKAVIDASKCICCKKCHVAKACPIKAVFRISSDEVAFIDMHLCHGCGLCATACPAGAVVMRES from the coding sequence ATGAAAGCGGTTATTGACGCGTCCAAATGTATCTGCTGCAAAAAATGCCACGTTGCCAAAGCCTGCCCCATAAAAGCGGTTTTCCGCATCAGCAGCGACGAAGTCGCCTTCATAGACATGCACCTCTGCCACGGCTGCGGACTCTGCGCCACCGCATGCCCCGCAGGCGCCGTTGTCATGAGAGAAAGCTAA
- a CDS encoding helix-turn-helix domain-containing protein produces the protein MRRLILEVFEKELAKIGIEFPEFRPIKSLELLYFLRQDQNEFAAISQVEFKDPESDLDLKVETLLKGGFLVEAQILERQKNGACIMFMRGGPSLSSLLSAIGIESGYLFTPIGIGEGKIRFSFLGSEQQIKDFMEKVSVLGIRYRVVLLADASFSPTSPLNQLTEKQREVLLAAYKMGYYDIPRKITTEELARKLDLADSTVVEHLRKAERRLIRQLMEQ, from the coding sequence ATGCGACGGCTAATCCTTGAGGTCTTCGAGAAAGAACTCGCCAAAATAGGCATCGAATTCCCAGAATTCCGACCCATCAAATCACTCGAACTTCTCTATTTCCTCCGGCAGGACCAAAACGAATTCGCCGCCATCTCCCAAGTTGAATTCAAAGACCCTGAATCAGACCTGGACCTAAAAGTTGAAACGCTCCTAAAAGGCGGCTTTTTAGTTGAAGCCCAAATACTTGAGAGACAAAAAAACGGCGCCTGCATCATGTTTATGCGGGGGGGCCCCAGTTTATCGTCGCTGCTCTCGGCGATTGGCATAGAAAGCGGGTACCTCTTCACACCCATAGGCATTGGAGAGGGAAAAATCCGGTTCTCCTTTCTGGGCAGCGAGCAACAAATCAAGGATTTCATGGAGAAAGTCAGCGTTTTAGGCATCCGCTACCGAGTGGTGCTGCTTGCAGACGCCAGTTTTTCCCCCACCTCCCCCCTTAACCAGTTAACCGAGAAGCAACGCGAGGTTCTGCTTGCCGCATACAAAATGGGTTACTATGATATCCCAAGGAAAATAACCACTGAGGAGCTGGCGCGAAAGCTTGATTTGGCGGATTCAACGGTGGTTGAGCACCTGCGCAAGGCAGAACGCCGGTTAATCCGGCAGTTAATGGAGCAGTAA
- a CDS encoding MMPL family transporter encodes MANHKVNLFGKLGRVITKRKFSIIAVWLLLLAIVLPIVLTASGVSSLTMNSSTDNSIESAKANDIIKTQFQKSVSNDSLIIVISTSDASSLSTQDFIDELTRQINESSTIKGVENITSVYSILIPALNQTNQALYLAYDGGNLTYSLLYSVPTIYSNVWYQAYNTTKASQLMPGLNQTNQGVYSVYDNANMTYYMLYSVPATYSGIWAGAYTALENANLTYNLLYSIPAIYLNAWQQAMTSTLGNVDQSNVIANQTTAQMLYAADPAAYAQYTSHLLQAFHGAWTQSYLNPSTAAWTPLERATFASDQTNQLYINTFLAGDVTAQAFTNALANTLTLQDYLTNTQTENNIALTDFIIQILNSMSSGSGMSLSDIQAAPAASYSLDPYTIAAFNTVAYSQTAALLSQADPAAYTEYLAPLLYGFNATWAMSFQNPATQTFTSTDRASLAANITVQNYISTALAGNATMQGFVKALTQTFSLNSFLTNTAQQNNEQLRSFAIEYVANQSNTAKSFVAAAFNLGRAPSSSALAALADNVIWYSPNYGLDSFISLFNGISYNQTRSILKDIDESAYTDYTSHLLDMFNASWSQRVPSQPTASWINQTASAASNAINGKFIDTYLSDGADFSKQIAASLTLQDFLNANSTYTNAKIETLTLDYVANESGLSRQLISAVYNMGENASESALKTLASSVISDPDAYNLGEEFNTLLTSFVSPNNDVTLVSVTFDGSHDGNLLAIRGIIADLLAQNPSDIQDAQVTGADALNYDFMQSTFQDLELILPVTIALLVIATALFFRSIVTPIITLGTIGIGLGVSQIFPYLVGTYINQVDYTVNTILLTVLIGVGTDYSIFVLARHREERINGLPLFEAIKKSITWAGESIVTSGATVIISFLALSATSMIFLQTMGLIVGCGVIVTLLASLTFAPALAAILGDRIFWPNSGERFARYAAGITEKNQRRGGYFARSGSFSVKHGKVIILLAVLVTVPAFYVYASTTPTYDMIGSASSSLESISASTTLTDSFGGGRMLPTYAVVTFSSPIVTNGSFNMGEMATLQAITESITGDDGLQEVTGPTMPFGDPVDYQTITNQSDSTTYNAMLSAIGDDNQSALITIKFNVDPYSTEAMDYAKEIRSSLHANFDDAANVTGIYLGGTTGETLDMRNTFENQFAQILPIVALGVGIVLFIVLGSLILPVFAILSVLMSIVWTLAVTVVVFQAAFGYGLLFITPLILFVLLLGLGMDYNIFILTRIREEASKGQHLNDAIVHAIQQTGGIITAAAIILAGSLGAMMLSSNMMLREMGFAFAFSILIDALVVRTYIVPAVMATFGKWNWYNPIKRLQRIKGLDGNGKTSVSTEQNGGETKTQ; translated from the coding sequence TTGGCTAATCATAAAGTTAATCTCTTCGGAAAGCTTGGGCGCGTAATCACCAAACGCAAGTTCTCAATAATCGCTGTTTGGCTTCTGCTTCTGGCAATCGTGCTACCCATTGTGCTGACTGCCAGCGGAGTCTCTTCACTTACCATGAACTCCTCCACGGACAACAGCATAGAATCCGCCAAAGCCAACGACATAATAAAAACCCAGTTTCAAAAGAGCGTTTCAAACGACTCCCTCATAATTGTAATTTCAACCAGTGATGCTTCATCGCTAAGCACACAGGACTTCATCGATGAACTCACACGGCAAATTAACGAATCCTCCACCATAAAGGGCGTCGAAAACATAACCAGCGTCTACTCGATTCTTATCCCCGCCCTAAACCAGACTAATCAGGCTCTTTATCTAGCCTATGATGGCGGCAACTTGACCTATAGTCTCCTCTACAGTGTCCCCACCATCTACTCAAATGTTTGGTACCAAGCCTACAACACCACCAAGGCGTCGCAGTTGATGCCGGGTCTTAACCAGACCAATCAGGGCGTTTACTCGGTCTATGACAACGCCAACATGACTTACTATATGCTCTACAGTGTCCCCGCCACGTACTCCGGCATCTGGGCAGGCGCCTACACGGCACTGGAGAACGCCAACTTAACCTACAACCTGCTCTACAGCATACCCGCAATTTATCTTAACGCTTGGCAGCAGGCGATGACCTCCACTTTGGGCAACGTAGACCAATCCAACGTAATCGCGAACCAAACCACCGCGCAGATGCTCTACGCCGCTGACCCCGCCGCGTATGCCCAGTACACCTCTCATCTGCTCCAAGCTTTCCATGGCGCATGGACCCAAAGCTACCTTAACCCCTCCACAGCGGCATGGACGCCTCTTGAACGCGCCACCTTTGCCTCAGACCAAACCAACCAGCTCTACATCAACACGTTCCTAGCCGGCGACGTCACCGCCCAAGCATTCACAAACGCACTCGCCAACACCCTTACCCTTCAAGATTACCTAACTAACACCCAAACAGAAAACAACATCGCACTCACCGACTTCATCATCCAAATATTAAACAGCATGTCAAGCGGCAGCGGCATGTCCCTTAGCGACATCCAAGCGGCGCCCGCAGCCTCCTACAGCCTAGACCCCTACACCATCGCCGCCTTCAACACGGTAGCTTATAGTCAAACTGCTGCGCTGCTTTCTCAAGCTGACCCAGCCGCCTACACAGAGTACCTTGCACCGCTGCTCTACGGGTTTAATGCCACTTGGGCAATGAGTTTCCAGAATCCCGCAACCCAAACCTTCACCTCAACCGATCGGGCATCGCTGGCAGCCAACATAACAGTGCAGAACTACATCAGCACTGCCTTAGCTGGCAACGCAACGATGCAGGGGTTTGTGAAGGCATTAACGCAGACTTTCTCACTCAACAGCTTCCTCACCAACACTGCCCAACAAAACAATGAGCAACTCCGCAGCTTCGCCATCGAGTACGTTGCCAATCAGTCGAACACCGCTAAATCTTTTGTTGCGGCAGCCTTTAATTTGGGCAGAGCCCCCTCCAGCAGCGCATTGGCTGCTTTAGCTGACAACGTGATTTGGTACTCGCCTAATTATGGTTTAGACAGTTTCATTTCGCTGTTTAACGGGATCTCCTATAACCAGACGCGTAGCATCCTAAAAGACATCGATGAATCCGCCTACACTGACTACACCTCGCATCTGCTGGACATGTTCAATGCGTCGTGGAGCCAGCGTGTTCCCTCTCAGCCTACGGCAAGTTGGATTAACCAGACTGCCTCCGCTGCCTCAAACGCCATAAACGGCAAGTTCATAGACACTTACCTAAGCGACGGCGCAGACTTCTCCAAGCAGATAGCAGCGTCCCTTACCTTGCAGGATTTCCTTAACGCCAACAGCACCTACACCAACGCCAAAATTGAGACTTTGACCCTCGACTACGTTGCCAACGAATCGGGTTTATCGAGGCAGCTTATCTCAGCGGTCTATAACATGGGCGAGAACGCATCCGAAAGCGCCCTTAAAACTTTGGCGTCAAGCGTCATCTCGGACCCTGATGCTTACAATTTAGGCGAAGAATTCAACACGCTACTTACCTCGTTTGTTTCGCCCAACAACGATGTAACGCTTGTATCAGTAACCTTTGACGGCTCACATGACGGTAACCTGCTTGCCATCCGCGGCATCATCGCTGATCTCCTCGCCCAGAATCCCAGCGACATCCAGGACGCTCAAGTCACAGGCGCCGACGCCCTCAACTATGACTTTATGCAGTCAACCTTCCAGGACCTCGAGCTTATCCTCCCCGTCACCATCGCGCTGCTTGTCATAGCGACGGCGCTGTTCTTCCGCTCCATCGTTACCCCCATCATCACTTTAGGCACCATCGGAATCGGCCTTGGCGTCTCGCAGATTTTCCCCTATCTAGTCGGCACCTACATCAACCAGGTAGACTACACTGTAAACACGATTCTTTTAACCGTGCTCATTGGGGTCGGAACCGACTATAGCATCTTTGTGCTCGCGCGGCACCGCGAGGAACGCATCAACGGCCTTCCACTCTTTGAAGCCATCAAAAAATCCATCACCTGGGCAGGCGAAAGCATCGTTACCAGCGGCGCCACCGTCATCATTTCCTTCCTGGCGCTGTCGGCAACCTCCATGATTTTCCTTCAAACCATGGGGTTAATCGTGGGCTGCGGCGTCATTGTTACGCTTCTGGCATCGCTGACTTTCGCGCCTGCCTTAGCCGCGATTCTGGGCGACCGCATATTCTGGCCCAACTCAGGCGAGCGCTTTGCACGCTACGCCGCAGGCATCACCGAGAAGAACCAGCGCAGAGGCGGCTACTTTGCCCGAAGCGGCTCCTTCTCAGTGAAACATGGCAAAGTCATCATACTCTTAGCGGTGCTTGTCACGGTGCCTGCCTTCTATGTCTACGCGTCCACCACGCCTACCTATGACATGATAGGAAGCGCCTCAAGCAGCCTGGAATCCATCTCAGCCTCGACAACGCTTACGGATTCGTTTGGTGGCGGCAGAATGTTGCCGACTTACGCGGTGGTGACGTTCTCAAGCCCGATTGTAACTAATGGCAGCTTCAACATGGGCGAGATGGCGACGCTTCAAGCCATCACCGAAAGCATCACAGGCGACGACGGCCTACAGGAAGTCACCGGACCCACCATGCCCTTCGGCGACCCCGTTGACTACCAAACAATCACTAACCAATCCGACTCCACCACCTACAATGCCATGCTAAGCGCCATAGGCGACGATAACCAATCCGCATTGATAACGATAAAATTCAACGTTGACCCCTACTCCACCGAAGCCATGGATTATGCCAAAGAAATCCGCAGCAGCCTCCACGCAAACTTCGACGACGCAGCAAACGTCACCGGCATCTATCTAGGCGGCACCACCGGCGAAACCCTTGACATGCGCAACACCTTTGAGAACCAATTTGCCCAGATATTGCCCATAGTCGCGTTGGGCGTCGGCATCGTCCTCTTCATCGTGCTGGGCTCGCTGATACTGCCCGTCTTTGCTATCCTCTCGGTGTTGATGAGCATCGTTTGGACGCTGGCAGTCACTGTGGTGGTGTTCCAAGCTGCATTCGGCTACGGACTGCTCTTCATTACGCCGCTGATACTCTTCGTGCTGCTGCTGGGGCTAGGCATGGACTACAACATCTTCATCCTCACCCGCATCCGTGAAGAAGCCAGCAAAGGCCAGCATCTAAACGACGCTATCGTGCATGCGATTCAGCAGACAGGCGGCATCATCACAGCCGCAGCCATCATACTGGCGGGTTCACTGGGCGCTATGATGCTTTCCAGCAACATGATGCTGCGTGAAATGGGCTTCGCATTCGCCTTTAGCATCCTCATCGATGCCCTCGTGGTACGCACCTACATTGTGCCCGCTGTTATGGCGACGTTTGGCAAATGGAACTGGTATAACCCCATCAAGCGGCTGCAGCGAATCAAAGGCTTAGACGGCAACGGCAAAACCAGCGTATCCACCGAGCAAAACGGCGGCGAAACGAAAACCCAGTAG